A window from Leuconostoc mesenteroides subsp. mesenteroides encodes these proteins:
- a CDS encoding helix-turn-helix domain-containing protein, producing MIEIHEFCRLSEADIATVIGGESKDIAYNLRRLRLELGYRRADLADELNTSLSTIAKYETGSRIPDIDTIIQLSKVLHTNVNNLIFK from the coding sequence ATGATCGAGATCCATGAGTTTTGCCGATTGAGTGAGGCAGATATAGCCACAGTTATTGGGGGTGAATCAAAAGATATTGCATATAATCTCAGACGATTAAGATTAGAGTTAGGGTACAGAAGAGCAGATTTAGCAGATGAGTTGAACACCAGCTTGTCAACAATAGCCAAATATGAGACTGGATCGAGAATACCGGACATTGATACAATAATTCAATTATCTAAAGTATTGCATACAAATGTAAATAATTTAATTTTTAAATGA
- a CDS encoding CPBP family intramembrane metalloprotease, which translates to MDFIIPAIFGQNQDISLNQKMIESMFQQGGIVALVFKLNTVIIAPIIEEIFFRGIIFEEAKPLGKVVQFIWPTFVFAAVHGPSTPEQWTVYLTAGALLMIVRLVTKKLQYSVMFHMTHNLMVTVGL; encoded by the coding sequence ATGGATTTTATAATACCGGCTATATTTGGACAAAATCAAGATATTAGTTTAAATCAAAAAATGATTGAAAGTATGTTTCAGCAAGGTGGGATAGTAGCATTAGTATTTAAACTGAACACTGTTATTATTGCGCCAATAATTGAAGAAATTTTCTTTCGTGGCATTATATTTGAAGAGGCAAAGCCTTTAGGGAAAGTTGTACAGTTCATTTGGCCAACGTTTGTTTTTGCGGCAGTCCATGGGCCATCGACACCGGAGCAATGGACTGTATATTTAACCGCAGGTGCCTTGTTAATGATTGTTCGCTTAGTGACCAAAAAGTTACAATATTCAGTAATGTTTCATATGACACATAACTTGATGGTAACGGTTGGCTTGTAG
- a CDS encoding ATP-binding cassette domain-containing protein — translation MTESTPVIEMRHIIKKFGDFAANDDINLQVQQGEIHALLGENGAGKSTLMNILTGLLQPTSGEILINGKKVSVDSPSKSDALGIGMVHQHFMLIDAFTVTENIILGSEVTKGLSLDTKTAAKKIQALSDQYGLSVDPMAKISDISVGQQQRVEILKTLYRGADILIFDEPTAVLTPQEIDELIVIMHNLAQEGKSIILITHKLDEIRAAADTVTVIRSGQSIDTFPVAGVSSQELADLMVGREVSFKTEKEVAQPGAVVLSIDNLEVQDTRRVAAVKNFSLDVRSGEIVGLAGIDGNGQTELIQGITGLTKVQAGHVKLKGEDITNKTPRYITEAGVGHIPEDRLRFGMEVEMTLSENLSLQTYYKQPISKSGVLQPAEMDKLADKLVQEFDVRAASIHVAAGSMSGGNQQKAVVARELNRDNDLVIAAQPTRGLDVGAVEYIHQRLIAQRTAGKAVLVVSFELDEILNLSDRIAVINNGKIVGIVDAQDTNKQELGLLMTGMSLTEARAALKEEVGS, via the coding sequence ATGACCGAATCAACACCAGTCATTGAAATGCGACATATTATCAAAAAATTTGGTGATTTTGCGGCCAATGATGACATTAACCTACAAGTCCAACAAGGTGAAATTCACGCGTTACTTGGTGAGAACGGTGCAGGAAAATCAACATTGATGAATATTTTGACAGGGTTACTACAGCCTACTAGCGGCGAAATCCTGATTAATGGCAAAAAAGTATCAGTCGACTCGCCCTCAAAGTCTGATGCATTAGGTATCGGAATGGTCCATCAACATTTCATGTTAATTGATGCCTTTACTGTAACAGAAAATATCATTCTCGGTTCAGAAGTAACAAAGGGATTGTCCTTAGATACTAAAACTGCTGCTAAGAAAATACAAGCTTTGTCAGATCAATATGGTTTATCAGTTGATCCAATGGCTAAGATTTCTGATATATCAGTTGGTCAACAACAGCGTGTTGAAATATTAAAAACCCTTTATCGTGGTGCTGATATTCTGATTTTTGATGAACCAACAGCAGTTTTGACACCACAAGAAATTGATGAGTTAATTGTCATCATGCACAATTTAGCACAAGAAGGTAAATCAATTATCTTGATTACGCATAAACTTGACGAAATACGGGCCGCTGCTGATACGGTAACTGTCATTCGTTCAGGTCAATCAATTGATACCTTCCCAGTTGCTGGTGTGTCTTCTCAGGAATTAGCTGACTTGATGGTTGGCCGTGAAGTTAGTTTTAAAACTGAAAAAGAAGTAGCCCAACCTGGTGCAGTAGTATTGTCGATTGATAACTTAGAAGTGCAGGATACACGCCGTGTTGCTGCTGTTAAAAACTTTTCACTTGATGTGCGATCAGGTGAAATTGTTGGTTTGGCTGGTATCGATGGAAACGGCCAAACAGAATTGATCCAAGGAATTACTGGATTAACAAAGGTACAAGCAGGACATGTTAAGCTAAAAGGAGAGGATATTACCAACAAAACGCCGCGTTATATTACTGAAGCGGGTGTTGGCCATATTCCTGAAGATAGATTGCGTTTTGGTATGGAAGTTGAAATGACGTTGTCTGAAAATTTGTCATTACAAACGTACTATAAACAGCCTATTTCAAAATCAGGTGTCTTACAACCTGCTGAAATGGATAAATTAGCTGACAAATTAGTTCAGGAATTTGATGTGCGAGCTGCTAGTATTCATGTGGCCGCGGGTTCAATGTCGGGTGGGAACCAACAAAAAGCTGTAGTTGCACGTGAGTTAAATCGTGATAATGACCTTGTGATTGCTGCCCAGCCGACCCGTGGATTGGATGTTGGCGCGGTTGAATATATTCATCAACGTTTAATCGCACAGCGTACAGCGGGTAAAGCCGTATTAGTCGTTAGCTTTGAGTTAGATGAGATTCTTAATTTATCGGATCGCATTGCTGTTATTAATAATGGTAAAATTGTCGGAATAGTTGACGCTCAAGACACAAACAAACAAGAGCTTGGCTTGTTGATGACAGGTATGAGCTTAACAGAAGCTCGTGCAGCATTGAAAGAAGAGGTGGGGTCCTAA
- a CDS encoding ABC transporter permease produces the protein MIAQKNNLSVAMFSVLFGLIVGAVIMLVFGYNPISGYVALLGSAFGSMQDIGGVLTQMTPLILTALGFAVASTAGFFNIGLSGQALAGWVGAVWYALSFPDMSAIIMIPSALIIGAGLGAIAGFIPGWLRAQFGASEVIVTIMMNYIFLFLGNDILQNTMSKNIKESAETTKQVGANASLQMKWLTDLTQGSSISAGIFIALAMIVVVWFVMKKTTLGFEIRAVGLNPDAARYAGMSAKRNATIAMAISGGLAGLAGTIEGLGNYLNFFTQNGSPSIGFDGMAVALLGGGSYLGILGAAAIFSVLKIGGLGMPMSSGVPFELVDIVTASIIFFVGVRYLILLIQKRIKAMDEKAAIEAANKKAAKENQQKGGE, from the coding sequence ATGATTGCACAAAAGAATAACCTTTCTGTGGCAATGTTTTCTGTTTTATTTGGGTTAATTGTCGGCGCAGTGATTATGTTAGTATTTGGCTATAACCCGATTTCTGGTTATGTTGCGTTGCTTGGCTCGGCCTTCGGGTCAATGCAGGATATTGGTGGTGTACTGACGCAGATGACACCTTTAATTTTGACAGCATTAGGGTTTGCAGTGGCTTCGACTGCAGGATTCTTCAATATTGGTTTGTCAGGTCAAGCTTTGGCCGGATGGGTTGGTGCAGTTTGGTATGCTTTGAGTTTCCCTGATATGTCAGCGATCATCATGATACCGAGTGCGTTAATCATCGGAGCAGGTTTGGGTGCCATTGCTGGGTTCATTCCTGGTTGGTTACGGGCACAGTTTGGCGCCAGTGAAGTGATTGTGACAATCATGATGAATTATATTTTCCTCTTTTTAGGAAATGATATCTTGCAAAATACGATGTCTAAGAATATTAAGGAGTCTGCAGAAACAACTAAACAAGTAGGTGCCAACGCGTCGCTACAGATGAAATGGTTGACTGACTTGACGCAAGGATCAAGCATTTCAGCAGGAATATTTATTGCTCTAGCCATGATTGTTGTTGTTTGGTTTGTTATGAAGAAAACAACACTTGGCTTTGAAATTCGTGCGGTTGGTTTAAACCCTGATGCAGCTAGATATGCTGGTATGTCAGCGAAACGTAATGCCACAATAGCTATGGCAATATCTGGTGGATTGGCAGGTTTGGCGGGAACCATTGAGGGACTTGGTAATTATCTGAACTTCTTTACGCAAAATGGGTCACCATCAATAGGCTTTGATGGTATGGCTGTTGCTTTACTTGGGGGCGGCTCTTATCTTGGCATACTCGGTGCGGCTGCAATTTTCTCTGTATTGAAAATCGGTGGATTAGGAATGCCGATGTCTTCTGGTGTACCATTTGAGTTGGTGGATATCGTTACAGCCTCAATTATTTTCTTTGTTGGTGTTCGTTATTTAATTCTATTAATTCAAAAACGAATCAAAGCCATGGACGAAAAAGCAGCTATAGAGGCAGCCAATAAAAAGGCAGCAAAAGAGAATCAGCAGAAAGGCGGTGAATAA
- a CDS encoding ABC transporter permease, which yields MSFMAMLSLVISSTLVYSAPLIFTSIGGTFSERSGVVNVGLEGIMGMGAFAAVVFNLTFAKQLGAATPWLGLLAGAIVGVAFSLIHAVATVTLRADHIISGTVINLMAPALGVFLIKVLYGKGQTESIGQDFGYATVPGLSKIPVLGPLFFEKTSGPAWLAILVAGLSWYIIFKTKFGLRLRSVGENPQAADTLGLNVARLRYSGVMISGLLGGIGGAVVAQSISLNYSASTIVGQGFMAMAAMIFGRWNPIGALGASLFFGLSQSLAVIGAQLPGLKNVPSIWLQLAPYVLTIIVLVFFFGKTQAPKADGVNYIKAA from the coding sequence ATGTCATTCATGGCAATGTTATCACTTGTTATATCTAGTACATTGGTTTATTCAGCACCGCTGATATTTACTTCAATTGGTGGCACTTTTTCTGAACGTTCAGGTGTCGTTAATGTCGGTCTGGAAGGAATTATGGGAATGGGCGCTTTTGCAGCAGTCGTCTTTAACCTAACATTTGCTAAACAACTTGGTGCTGCTACACCTTGGTTAGGTCTGCTAGCTGGCGCCATTGTTGGGGTTGCTTTTTCGTTAATCCACGCTGTTGCTACAGTGACATTACGCGCGGATCATATTATCTCTGGAACAGTCATTAACCTGATGGCTCCGGCTTTGGGTGTATTCTTAATTAAAGTTTTATATGGTAAAGGGCAAACGGAGTCTATCGGGCAAGACTTTGGATATGCGACAGTTCCCGGATTATCAAAAATTCCAGTATTAGGTCCATTATTCTTTGAAAAAACATCTGGACCAGCTTGGTTGGCAATTCTTGTTGCTGGGCTATCATGGTATATCATCTTTAAAACAAAATTTGGTTTACGTCTGCGTTCGGTTGGTGAGAATCCACAGGCTGCCGATACACTTGGTTTAAATGTTGCACGCCTGCGTTATTCTGGTGTGATGATTTCTGGATTACTTGGTGGCATTGGTGGCGCAGTTGTTGCACAGTCAATTTCATTAAACTATTCAGCTAGTACAATTGTTGGACAAGGGTTTATGGCGATGGCTGCAATGATTTTTGGTCGTTGGAATCCAATAGGCGCTTTGGGTGCTTCATTGTTCTTTGGTTTATCACAGTCACTTGCTGTGATTGGGGCACAGTTACCAGGTTTGAAAAATGTTCCTTCAATCTGGTTACAATTAGCACCATATGTACTCACAATTATTGTGCTCGTGTTCTTCTTTGGTAAAACACAAGCACCTAAGGCTGACGGTGTTAACTATATTAAAGCGGCTTAA
- a CDS encoding L-lactate dehydrogenase has translation MRKIGVVGVGHVGVTVAHIIIAQGLADEIILVDKNPEKLASEELDFRDAASLLDHHVEVHAGTAKDLSDAEVVISALGHIELIKPGGDRFTELKANTPEVQQVGSDLKQAGFNGVLIVISNPVDVITGIYQKATGLPANQVFGTGTYLDTARLKRALGDALSIDPRGISGYMLGEHGDSQFAAWSTVKALGKNADELVKLYDINLDRVAEAARIGGFTVFAGKKYTNFAIAHAAVSLAKLVLSNARREAIVSHYDERFEGYISTPAIIGRNGVTAEFDLQLTDEEKMLLQESANAIAEKTAAYL, from the coding sequence ATGAGAAAAATAGGTGTTGTTGGCGTTGGGCATGTTGGTGTAACGGTAGCCCACATCATTATTGCACAAGGATTAGCAGATGAAATTATTTTAGTGGATAAAAATCCAGAGAAACTTGCATCTGAAGAGCTTGATTTTCGTGATGCTGCCAGTCTATTAGATCATCATGTCGAAGTACATGCTGGAACAGCAAAAGATTTATCAGACGCTGAAGTGGTTATTTCTGCTCTAGGCCATATCGAATTGATTAAACCTGGTGGCGACCGTTTTACAGAACTAAAAGCTAATACGCCAGAGGTACAACAAGTTGGCTCTGACTTAAAGCAAGCAGGATTCAATGGTGTGCTCATCGTCATATCAAATCCTGTTGATGTTATTACTGGCATCTATCAAAAAGCCACTGGTCTCCCAGCAAATCAAGTGTTTGGTACTGGGACTTATCTAGATACTGCACGCTTAAAACGTGCATTAGGTGACGCATTATCAATTGATCCGCGCGGAATTAGTGGTTATATGCTTGGAGAGCACGGTGATTCACAATTTGCCGCGTGGTCTACTGTTAAGGCATTGGGAAAAAATGCCGATGAATTAGTTAAATTATATGACATTAATCTAGATAGAGTGGCAGAAGCTGCACGTATCGGTGGTTTTACCGTTTTTGCCGGTAAAAAATATACGAATTTTGCCATTGCTCATGCCGCCGTCTCTCTTGCAAAATTAGTTCTATCCAATGCACGCAGAGAAGCCATCGTTTCTCATTATGATGAACGATTTGAAGGATATATTTCCACACCAGCCATTATTGGACGCAATGGTGTCACTGCTGAGTTTGATTTACAACTTACCGATGAAGAAAAGATGCTATTACAAGAATCAGCTAACGCAATTGCTGAAAAAACAGCAGCTTACTTATAA
- a CDS encoding ATP-binding cassette domain-containing protein: MTKPVFSLKDVIVTVGDSIQILKSINFDIYDGDFITVLGTNGAGKSTLFNTIAGNLSVASGEILHNGNNIVHETAVKRTNYIARVFQDPKMGTAPRMTVAENLLLAEKRGSRRTLRNRGLTQKKLTEYAQLTKVMGNNLDSRLNTATGDLSGGQRQALSFLMATRVKPELLLLDEHTAALDPKTSEQLMLATNEQVTANNLTALMITHNLADALKYGNRLIILNAGNIVLDVRDDEKNALDETQILKYFVS; this comes from the coding sequence ATGACTAAACCAGTTTTCTCCCTTAAAGATGTCATCGTCACAGTTGGAGATAGTATTCAAATACTAAAATCAATTAATTTCGATATTTACGATGGTGATTTCATCACAGTTTTGGGTACTAACGGTGCCGGTAAGTCAACACTGTTTAACACTATTGCAGGTAATCTATCAGTAGCATCTGGTGAGATTTTGCATAATGGTAATAATATTGTTCATGAAACAGCCGTTAAGCGCACAAATTATATTGCTCGTGTCTTTCAAGATCCTAAAATGGGTACTGCGCCTAGAATGACGGTCGCCGAAAATCTACTTCTTGCTGAAAAGCGAGGTAGCAGGCGTACGTTGCGAAATCGTGGACTAACACAGAAAAAATTGACTGAATATGCGCAATTAACCAAAGTAATGGGCAACAATTTAGATAGTCGCCTCAATACAGCAACTGGTGATCTATCTGGCGGTCAACGTCAAGCACTAAGTTTTCTAATGGCTACACGTGTCAAACCAGAGCTACTTTTGTTAGATGAACATACCGCTGCACTTGATCCCAAAACATCTGAGCAACTGATGCTTGCAACTAATGAACAAGTTACTGCAAATAATCTGACTGCCTTAATGATTACACATAATTTAGCCGATGCGTTGAAATATGGCAATAGGTTAATTATTTTAAACGCTGGTAACATTGTACTTGATGTGCGTGATGACGAGAAAAATGCTCTTGATGAGACACAAATTTTAAAATACTTTGTTAGTTAA
- a CDS encoding ABC transporter permease yields the protein MSMIVSSIGQGLLWAVLGVALFLTFRILNFPDMTVEGSFPLGASTAVTMIAHGIDPFIATIAAFLVGTVAGLITGLLYTKGKIPVLLSGILVMTATLSINLRIMGSANISLLNQKSIFSIKILQHLPKYFDSVFLGLFIIAIITAGLIFFLQTELGQAFIATGDNPNMAQSIGIQTDRMTIMGLMLSNGLIAFGGAVIAQSNGYADINMGIGIIVIALASIIIGEVVFGELTLNERLVAVIIGSILYRLVLLAVLRLGFSTNDINLISAIVLAVAMILPQLRHALNLDKIIKKGITPHD from the coding sequence ATGAGTATGATTGTATCTAGTATTGGGCAAGGACTCTTATGGGCCGTGCTCGGTGTCGCATTGTTTCTCACGTTTCGAATTTTAAACTTTCCTGATATGACCGTTGAAGGCTCTTTCCCTTTAGGCGCGTCAACAGCAGTAACAATGATTGCTCACGGAATTGACCCATTTATCGCGACTATTGCTGCTTTCTTAGTCGGTACAGTTGCAGGATTAATTACTGGGCTACTTTATACCAAAGGAAAAATTCCTGTCCTCTTATCTGGTATTTTAGTCATGACGGCAACATTATCTATTAACCTTCGTATTATGGGTTCAGCAAATATCTCATTGCTAAATCAAAAGTCAATTTTCTCTATCAAAATATTACAACATTTACCCAAATATTTTGACTCTGTTTTCTTAGGCTTGTTCATTATTGCTATTATCACAGCAGGATTAATCTTCTTCTTGCAAACCGAATTAGGACAAGCTTTTATTGCTACTGGTGACAACCCTAACATGGCACAATCAATCGGGATCCAAACAGACCGCATGACAATCATGGGATTAATGTTATCAAACGGTCTTATCGCTTTTGGAGGAGCTGTTATCGCACAAAGTAATGGTTATGCTGACATCAACATGGGTATTGGCATTATTGTTATTGCCTTAGCTTCGATTATTATTGGCGAAGTTGTCTTCGGTGAATTAACATTAAACGAACGCTTAGTTGCTGTTATTATCGGCTCTATTTTATATCGATTAGTCTTATTAGCTGTCCTACGGCTTGGTTTTTCTACCAACGACATTAATCTTATTTCAGCTATCGTCTTAGCTGTCGCTATGATTTTACCTCAACTTCGTCATGCGTTGAATCTCGATAAGATAATTAAGAAAGGTATTACACCTCATGACTAA
- a CDS encoding peptide ABC transporter substrate-binding protein — protein sequence MNKRLLSAIAIIIAFLAVAFIVTSKPNTQEKKSTYVPTVGILQLVTHPALDQIHHGIIEGLQSQGYSGKKIKIDYQNAQADQSNLKTMSQKFANENADLTIGIATPAALSLAKTADGNNPVILAGITDPAGSGLVKTTQHPGNNVTGVSGDSPLQQHLDVVQQVVPKAKTLGIIYTTSDHGGEYNAKNMEKLAKKSGYTVKMYTISTTNDMQQVAETMASQVDVVYAPQDNGVASAMKTLINVTNQEKVPVIPAVETMVKDGGVATISVSQYDMGYQAGVMAGQVLKGKSTANYPVKTITKGEMTVNLKQAKLLGINLPASMVKEAETKGEVFK from the coding sequence ATGAATAAACGACTTTTGTCGGCAATTGCAATTATTATTGCATTCCTAGCCGTAGCATTTATTGTTACTAGCAAACCAAACACACAAGAAAAAAAATCAACTTACGTGCCAACTGTTGGTATTTTACAACTAGTCACACACCCTGCTTTAGATCAGATTCATCATGGTATTATTGAGGGACTCCAGTCGCAAGGGTACTCAGGTAAAAAGATTAAAATTGACTACCAAAATGCTCAGGCTGACCAATCAAATCTCAAAACAATGTCACAAAAATTTGCCAATGAGAATGCTGATTTGACAATCGGTATTGCCACACCAGCTGCTCTGTCATTAGCTAAAACAGCTGATGGTAATAATCCAGTTATCCTAGCCGGAATTACTGACCCTGCGGGATCTGGACTAGTCAAGACAACACAGCACCCAGGAAACAATGTGACCGGTGTTTCTGGAGACTCTCCTTTGCAGCAACATTTGGATGTTGTTCAACAAGTCGTTCCCAAAGCAAAAACATTAGGTATTATTTACACAACTTCAGATCATGGTGGTGAATATAATGCTAAAAACATGGAAAAGCTAGCTAAGAAATCTGGCTACACTGTTAAAATGTACACAATTTCAACCACTAACGACATGCAACAGGTTGCCGAAACGATGGCCAGTCAAGTTGATGTTGTCTATGCACCACAAGATAACGGCGTTGCAAGTGCTATGAAAACACTCATTAACGTCACCAACCAAGAAAAAGTTCCAGTTATCCCTGCCGTCGAAACGATGGTGAAAGATGGCGGAGTCGCCACTATATCCGTTAGCCAGTATGATATGGGTTATCAAGCTGGTGTCATGGCCGGGCAAGTATTGAAGGGTAAGAGCACTGCAAATTACCCTGTCAAAACCATTACAAAAGGCGAAATGACTGTCAACTTAAAGCAGGCCAAACTGCTAGGTATTAATTTACCAGCAAGTATGGTTAAGGAAGCTGAAACTAAAGGAGAAGTATTCAAATGA
- a CDS encoding helix-turn-helix domain-containing protein, protein MNDLGNIFSEVNNLGKLIRSMREARDVSVNDLVRVTGLSRSMISKFERGQTDIQLSSMIKIFSAMSLTLDDLCHARLFDEFLMNELCEKAYQFQNNQVVLQQILDEICSHDFLIRQEEILKLILQTCLHSNHGLPNEVENYFDNLDGIWSFDTYLALLAEPFLSQRIHLRIAKELTQYQGYRPQIINIAYQVFVH, encoded by the coding sequence ATGAATGATTTAGGCAATATTTTTTCAGAGGTCAATAATTTAGGTAAATTAATTCGTAGTATGCGAGAAGCACGTGACGTTTCTGTCAATGATTTAGTAAGGGTGACAGGGTTGTCGCGTAGTATGATTTCTAAATTTGAAAGAGGGCAGACAGATATTCAGCTGAGTAGCATGATTAAAATTTTTAGTGCCATGTCTTTAACTTTAGATGACTTATGTCATGCGAGGTTATTTGACGAATTTTTAATGAATGAATTATGCGAAAAAGCTTATCAATTTCAAAATAATCAAGTTGTGTTACAACAGATTTTAGATGAGATATGTAGTCATGATTTTTTAATACGACAAGAAGAAATTTTAAAATTGATTTTACAGACATGTCTCCATTCTAATCACGGTTTGCCAAATGAAGTTGAGAATTATTTTGATAACCTAGATGGCATTTGGTCTTTTGATACTTATTTGGCATTATTGGCAGAACCTTTCTTATCTCAACGTATTCACTTACGAATTGCTAAAGAATTAACTCAATATCAAGGATATCGTCCCCAAATAATTAACATCGCCTATCAGGTTTTTGTTCATTAG
- a CDS encoding SDR family NAD(P)-dependent oxidoreductase, with protein MKNIVITGGTSGVGFAIAKEIAKEGHNIIIVGHHEYKAQIAQKRLGNHVKVITGDLSNETERKRVVDEIKRLVSHIDVFIHSAGVFPRNATENIQMNLLPHYYLTTKLRGLLANSRVLIITGQPQAVKFVPICEIQSSSLFRAAWVITHKTLLMILLNQMLQDTNTTVNSFYPGQVNSDLMRYTQKIDNTEVPVGAYLALNNTLEQVSGKFFDENGKVVHLDNKKYNLKTAVETLVPYLSTMATY; from the coding sequence ATGAAAAATATCGTTATAACGGGTGGTACTTCTGGTGTGGGATTTGCTATTGCCAAGGAAATAGCAAAAGAAGGACACAATATCATTATTGTTGGCCATCATGAATATAAAGCCCAGATAGCTCAGAAGAGACTGGGCAATCATGTTAAAGTAATTACTGGCGATTTATCCAATGAAACTGAACGTAAGCGTGTGGTTGACGAAATTAAACGACTGGTTTCACATATTGATGTATTCATTCATAGTGCGGGTGTTTTTCCACGGAACGCAACAGAAAATATTCAGATGAATCTATTGCCACATTACTATCTGACGACTAAATTACGTGGCTTATTAGCAAACAGTAGGGTTTTGATTATCACAGGACAACCACAGGCAGTAAAGTTTGTACCGATTTGTGAAATACAAAGCAGCTCACTTTTTAGAGCAGCGTGGGTAATCACACACAAAACGCTGCTAATGATTTTATTGAATCAAATGTTGCAAGATACCAATACTACAGTTAATAGTTTTTATCCTGGACAGGTAAATAGCGATTTGATGAGATATACTCAAAAAATAGACAACACAGAAGTACCGGTCGGAGCATATTTGGCACTTAATAATACTTTAGAGCAAGTGTCAGGCAAATTTTTTGATGAAAATGGTAAAGTAGTACACCTTGATAATAAAAAGTATAACTTAAAAACAGCAGTAGAAACTTTGGTACCATATTTGAGTACGATGGCTACTTATTAG
- a CDS encoding bacteriocin secretion accessory protein — protein sequence MFNEKLLESSEFYTKRYQNCTTLIIFPTLILLVLLILLACLTHKETVIKSTGEIAPIKILSTIQSTSNNPIIKNELLTKKEITAGDILIQYQNTESDTNLQLQKSALKNMQEHVRALTVYKDSIKQDQNLFTAEDNYGCATSYQSYLAQRRSLTTDHQQQINDQDHVKQQQTIIAEAINKKNSELNQYQDLINAIIKNTSLSPKNAYYNTFLDYQHQSQELPTSQVDKLKKETVTSIQQQIDSINEALTNYKTQYAGFSSTNLAEDALTNKFNELKSQQLASITKELETLNQEIEQTKIQHAATETSSKNTIIANESGTVNLLMNKTKLTSIPQGTNLAQIYPNLKTMPELKVSFYISANEISEIVENQSIRYHLAEKNSKRMVISGNITNISANPMTTKDGNFYQVGATLNLHSKDYQNIHYGQTGTVSIITGKSTWISYIKNTLIHQ from the coding sequence ATGTTCAACGAAAAGCTTTTAGAAAGCTCAGAATTTTATACTAAAAGATATCAAAACTGCACAACACTCATTATTTTTCCAACGCTCATTCTTTTAGTCTTGCTTATTTTGCTTGCTTGTCTTACTCATAAAGAAACAGTTATTAAAAGTACTGGAGAGATAGCACCAATCAAAATACTAAGCACAATACAATCAACAAGTAATAATCCCATCATTAAAAATGAATTGCTTACAAAAAAGGAAATCACTGCTGGAGATATTCTGATTCAATATCAGAACACTGAATCCGATACCAATTTACAATTACAAAAATCAGCGCTTAAAAATATGCAAGAACATGTGCGAGCACTCACTGTCTATAAAGACAGCATCAAACAGGATCAAAATTTATTTACTGCTGAAGATAACTATGGTTGTGCCACATCATACCAAAGTTATCTTGCTCAACGTCGCAGTTTGACAACAGACCATCAGCAACAAATCAATGACCAAGACCACGTCAAGCAGCAACAAACGATTATAGCAGAAGCTATAAATAAGAAAAATTCAGAGCTTAACCAGTACCAAGACCTGATTAATGCCATAATAAAAAACACAAGCCTCTCACCTAAAAATGCCTACTACAACACCTTCTTAGACTACCAACATCAATCACAAGAGTTACCCACTTCACAGGTAGATAAACTAAAAAAAGAAACTGTAACTAGTATTCAACAACAAATTGATTCAATAAATGAGGCGTTAACTAACTATAAGACACAATATGCTGGTTTTTCTTCCACAAATTTAGCAGAAGATGCGCTCACAAACAAGTTCAACGAACTAAAATCACAACAACTAGCCTCTATTACGAAAGAATTAGAAACGCTTAATCAAGAAATTGAACAAACCAAAATACAACACGCTGCAACAGAAACGAGTAGCAAAAATACTATCATTGCTAATGAATCCGGTACGGTCAATTTACTAATGAACAAAACAAAATTAACTAGTATCCCTCAAGGAACTAATCTTGCACAAATATATCCAAACCTCAAAACAATGCCTGAATTAAAAGTTAGTTTTTATATCTCTGCAAATGAAATTTCAGAGATAGTAGAAAATCAGTCAATACGGTATCATTTGGCAGAAAAAAATAGCAAACGCATGGTAATATCAGGTAATATTACAAATATTTCTGCTAATCCTATGACAACAAAAGATGGTAATTTTTATCAAGTCGGTGCTACATTAAACTTACATTCAAAAGACTATCAAAATATTCATTATGGACAAACAGGAACAGTTAGTATCATCACAGGAAAAAGTACTTGGATTTCATATATTAAAAATACGTTGATTCATCAATAA